The following are encoded together in the Culex pipiens pallens isolate TS chromosome 1, TS_CPP_V2, whole genome shotgun sequence genome:
- the LOC120414280 gene encoding putative odorant receptor 83c, with the protein MAIMEYIQRLERFKFFQHSFKNPSEFYTSLVEIPNKVARVAGLNIFSKDYKVFSWNLACLLTVFVVYGIVTPFTIYEVRHNVDDLIYCLVTVGIGIQGVMKMITFLVYRKELIWTQEYTQRIYQEESHTHKQVLMGQVSLLNVMTKIIIASYIYLGFLLAMGPFLYSLMAGKKALSFGFWIPYLDRFSWPGYLCNVVMQVIMTLFICSENLGADVLHFMTMMSSRTQVDMLMIKLRSIKSSDLDMRDKLKEIIIRHQEHLEFVATVEMIYRSFFFVIFSTLGATLCLSLYAVATLGWVAGCIPCMFIIYEMFVYCFLATILETKEDELQQEIYKVPWYQLSISDQKSLRIVLGATQQPVCLTLIFYPLSMPTFVDVMKTIYSYLTLLLTFSKA; encoded by the exons ATGGCAATCATGGAGTACATCCAACGGCTGGAACGATTCAAGTTTTTCCAGCACTCTTTCAAGAATCCTTCGGAGTTTTACACAAGTTTGGTCGAGATTCCTAACAAAGTAGCCAGAGTGGCGGGCttgaatattttcagcaaaGATTACAAAGTGTTTTCCTGGAATTTGGCTTGTTTGCTGACGGTTTTTGTGGTTTACGGAATCGTGACGCCGTTCACAATTTACGAAGTGCGTCACAATGTGGATGATCTGATCTATTGTCTTGTGACGGTTGGAATCGGCATCCAGGGGGTCATGAAAATGATAACATTTCTGGTTTATCGCAAGGAATTGATTTGGACCCAGGAGTACACCCAGAGGATCTACCAAGAAGAAAGCCACACACACAAGCAAGTTCTAATGGGTCAAGTTTCACTGTTGAATGTTATGACGAAGATTATTATTGCAAGTTATATTTATTTGGGCTTTCTACTAGCGATGGGACCATTTTTGTACTCGTTGATGGCTGGGAAGAAGGCCCTCTCATTTGGATTTTGGATCCCATACCTTGATCGTTTTTCGTGGCCTGGATATCTGTGTAACGTCGTGATGCAAGTCATAATGACACTGTTCATATGTTCGGAAAACTTGGGAGCAGATGTTTTACATTTTATGACAATGATGAGCTCGCGGACCCAAGTTGATATGCTGATGATCAAACTACGGAGCATCAAAAGTAGTGACTTGGACATGCGAGATAAGCTTAAGGAAATTATAATTCGTCATCAGGAACATCTTGA ATTTGTGGCCACAGTAGAAATGATCTACAGAAGTttctttttcgtgattttttcaaCTCTTGGAGCAACTCTTTGCTTATCCCTCTACGCAGTTGCAACG cttGGTTGGGTTGCAGGTTGCATTCCGTGCATGTTCATCATTTATGAGATGTTCGTCTATTGCTTTCTAGCAACCATTCTGGAAACGAAG GAGGACGAATTACAACAAGAAATTTACAAGGTTCCATGGTATCAGCTGTCTATTTCCGACCAAAAATCACTTCGTATCGTTCTTGGAGCAACACAACAACCCGTCTGCTTAACCCTAATTTTCTACCCTCTGAGTATGCCAACCTTCGTAGATGTAATGAAAACAATTTACAGCTACCTTACATTGTTGCTAACCTTTAGCAAAGCTTAG